In Oryza sativa Japonica Group chromosome 3, ASM3414082v1, one DNA window encodes the following:
- the LOC4332581 gene encoding uncharacterized protein — translation MGKGGEGAVPVGESGGRRRRRPGEDGGDDDDEEYVVEEDEEEECDEDLSASSAGEGGEGTDEEYEEGDEDEEEDETPRPRQPVKSRENGRKGKADPPVARSRRRKYEDDDDYSEEEDDRVDEYGEDLEEEEEDLEEEEEEDDEAPRSKRMKKRGGRNVEGKLPLERSNRRRYEEDMDFDPDMDEEEEEEDVDFDPEVEDEEEEDFEDEEDDELEATKVRVKNMGRRKSTLNQRRGKMKSSSKVASRKVGSVKARNAASIRRRQKKRSMLDRYEDDDFIVEDEVMADWQPRKKARIRKQMEVDPPTPVFEAEIWPTIDSDTTDFEFVTSDEEAAIAEPTRVIKKGRKKRVFVSDSSSDSEFVVSDKELGNLKESEPPESLKVLPSSPRKISVTGNGEHKGKEKKEPQEAGRATCGICLSEEQRVTVQGVLDCCSHYFCFACIMQWSKVESRCPLCKRRFTTITKSSKEDTGLELTNSVIRVEERDQVYQPTEEEIRRWLDPYENVVCIECNQGGDDSLMLLCDICDSSAHTYCVGLGREVPEGNWYCGGCRLDGEAHSYHNHVNGNSGMFGAISPIGTFERQGIDLNVSPREIPRGNHSVESQASTAGASTPSGRQTNATNFRRRQMHDWIRSLLSRPRTTLGPVMHHNGVHQSGFVPSTEPDHMNFCAPLESDTLHNTGSVPQSEPSQNFHVMSEANTSETSFGRHAALSERRQIYERFFMLLSRPSPTIRPDLCHNASEHGSSVPRVEPNHMNFHAPPVANSPQTLLDGIPNRSNGFSFTQAHSNFVDGNNFQGTEGV, via the exons ATGGGGAAGGGAGGGGAAGGGGCGGTTCCCGTGGGggagagcggcgggcggcggcggaggaggccgggcgaggacggaggcgacgacgacgacgaggagtatgtggtggaggaggatgaggaggaagagtgCGACGAGGATCTGTCTGCCTCGAgcgccggcgagggaggagagggcACAGACGAGGAATACGAAGAGGGTGATGAGGACGAAGAGGAGGATGAGACCCCGCGGCCGAGGCAGCCTGTCAAGAGCCGCGAGAATGGGCGGAAGGGGAAGGCAGACCCACCCGTTGCGCGATCTCGTCGACGTAAGTACGAGGATGACGATGACTactcggaagaagaagacgaTCGGGTCGACGAGTACGGCGAGGAtcttgaggaggaggaagaggatcttgaggaggaggaagaggaggacgatGAGGCGCCACGATCCAAGCGCATGAAGAAACGTGGTGGCCGCAACGTGGAGGGGAAGCTTCCTCTGGAGCGATCAAATCGCCGGAGGTATGAGGAGGACATGGACTTTGACCCTGACatggatgaggaggaagaggaggaggatgttGATTTCGATCCTGAagtggaggacgaggaggaagaagattttgaggatgaggaagatgatgaaTTGGAAGCGACTAAGGTGAGGGTTAAGAATATGGGGCGGCGAAAGTCTACTTTGAATCAGCGACGAGGGAAGATGAAGAGCAGCTCTAAGGTGGCCAGTCGGAAGGTGGGTTCAGTCAAGGCAAGGAACGCTGCGTCTATAAGACGGAGGCAGAAAAAACGTTCAATGCTTGATCGTTATGAGGATGACGACTTCATTGTGGAGGACGAGGTTATGGCTGATTGGCAACCAAGGAAAAAGGCTAGAATTAGGAAGCAGATGGAGGTTGATCCTCCGACACCAGTTTTTGAGGCTGAGATATGGCCTACTATTGATTCAGACACGACAGACTTCGAATTTGTAACATCCGATGAGGAAGCAGCCATTGCTGAGCCTACTAGGGTTATtaagaaggggaggaagaaaaggGTATTTGTGTCAGATTCATCCTCAGATTCTGAATTCGTTGTATCAGATAAGGAATTGGGGAATTTGAAGGAGTCTGAGCCTCCAGAGTCTCTGAAAGTGCTGCCTTCATCACCCAGGAAGATTTCTGTTACAGGTAATGGGGAGCacaaggggaaggagaaaaaggaaccaCAGGAGGCTGGAAGGGCAACGTGCGGGATTTGCCTTTCTGAAGAACAGAGAGTGACTGTGCAGGGTGTGCTGGATTGCTGTTCACACTATTTTTGCTTTGCATGCATCATGCAATGGTCTAAGGTTGAGTCAAGGTGTCCGTTGTGTAAACGGCGGTTCACAACAATCACAAAGTCGTCAAAGGAGGATACTGGTTTGGAACTGACAAATTCTGTAATTAGGGTTGAAGAACGTGATCAG GTTTATCAGCCTACGGAAGAGGAAATAAGACGTTGGCTAGATCCATACGAGAATGTTGTGTGCATAGAGTGCAATCAAGGTGGTGATGACAGTCTCATGTTACTATGCGATATTTGTGACTCCTCAGCACATACTTACTGTGTTGGTTTGGGAAGAGAAGTACCTGAAGGAAATTGGTACTGTGGAGGTTGTAGACTCGATGGCGAAGCACATTCATACCATAATCATGTGAATGGCAATTCTGGGATGTTTGGTGCAATTTCACCAATTGGCACTTTTGAAAGGCAGGGGATTGATCTAAATGTATCTCCAAGAGAGATTCCTAGGGGAAATCATTCTGTTGAGTCTCAAGCTTCTACTGCAGGAGCATCAACTCCATCTGGAAGGCAGACAAACGCAACGAATTTTAGAAGACGTCAAATGCATGACTGGATACGCAGTTTGCTTTCTAGACCAAGGACAACACTTGGGCCAGTTATGCATCATAATGGTGTGCATCAGAGTGGTTTTGTACCAAGCACTGAACCAGACCACATGAACTTTTGCGCACCATTAGAATCTGACACTTTACACAACACTGGGTCTGTACCACAAAGTGAACCAAGCCAGAACTTCCATGTTATGTCAGAAGCCAACACTTCAGAGACTTCCTTTGGAAGGCATGCAGCTCTTTCTGAAAGACGTCAAATTTATGAACGTTTTTTCATGTTGCTATCTAGACCAAGCCCGACTATTAGACCGGACTTGTGCCATAATGCCTCAGAGCATGGTAGTTCTGTACCAAGAGTTGAACCAAACCACATGAACTTTCATGCTCCGCCAGTAGCCAACAGTCCACAAACTCTGCTTGATGGCATTCCAAACCGCAGCAATGGTTTTTCTTTTACTCAGGCTCACAGTAATTTTGTAGATGGAAACAACTTCCAAGGAACTGAAGGTGTCTAG